AGGGCCGCCGGCAGGGAAAAGCGCTTCATCGGGTTAAGGCGGGGCGTCGGGGGCGTTCGGGTTGAGCTTCACCCATTTGGCGATCGACGGCACGCCCTGGTGCATAACAAAGAGCATGTAATAGCCGGGCGGCGCGACTGCGGGCTTTGGCGGCGCGACCAGGTCGATGCGGTCCCCCTGGATCTGTTTTACCGCCAGCTTGATCACGCGCTGGTTGGAGTCGGCGCCGTGCGTGGTGGCGCTCGGCGCGACCAGGACCGCGGAGTCGACGGGGACGGAAGGGTCGAGGGACACCGAGAACACGTCGCCCCAGCGAAGCTCGCTCGGCGTCGAGACGATCTTCGGCCTGGGGCCTTTGAACAGGTAGGGCGGCGAGTAGATCTCGGCGGTGTCCGTGCGCTCCCAGCTGCCATCCGGCTCGAGTGGATACTTGTCGTCGCCGGCCGACCACACCTTTCCGTTCGGCAGCAGAAGCGCCGTCGAGTGATAGCCGCGATCCTCGACTTGCGCCGGGCCCAGGCGCCACTGCTGGGTGGTGGAGTCGTACAGCTCCACCTGCCGGCGCTTGCCCGTCCCGTCGATCGCGTGCTTCTCGTTCAGGGTCGTATAGCCGACGCCCCCGCCGACCATGACCATCGAGCCGTCCGGCAGCAAGACTGTGTTCCCGTAGGAGCGGGAGAGGTTCAGGGACGGGCCGCGCTGCCACCCCCTACCGGCATCCTTCGCGTTGATGGTCTCCGTCGTGGGGGTTGCCGGGCGCGTGCCCTTGGCGGTCGCCCAGTTCGGGAACCCGCCGATCTGCGTCACTCGCCAGGAGCCTGAGGGGGGACCTGGGTCGAGCACGGCATTGCCACCGCTGCGGGTTTGGGAGGCCCGCGGGAGTTCATGCCATGTGTAGTCGGTGATCCGGAGCACCGCAGAGTCGCCCGCCCCCGGGCCGGCGAGCAGAACGTTCGAGTTGGGGAGCGTGAAAAGGTGGGGATAGAGACCGGTGAGGCGCTCGCCCGAGGGCAAGAGGGTCATCGAGCCGACGCCGCCGGGCTGAGCAGCCGGCGTGAACATCTCGAGGTCGCGGTTGGTGATGCCACCGGGCTGCTCGCCCGTGAAGCCGCTGAGGATCAGGGTCCGGCCGCCCGGGAGCTCGACCTGCCCCGGGTACCAGCGGCCGTGGTTCATCTGGGGCTGTTCGGTCCACGTTTCGGTCCAGGGATTGAAGGTGAAGGCTCGGTTGAGTCCCGCGAACTCTGTGTATCCATCGCTCGGGTACTGGTCAGGAAAGACGCGGTTGCCCCCGGTGATCAGGACCTCGCCGCTGGGCAGCAACGACTGCCCGGAGCAGAAGAGCGGCGCCCTGTCGGTCTGCTGGGGGCCCGACCCGTCCGGGTCGATGGGGGGCGGCGGGACCTCGGTGAACGCACTGCTTCCGGTGCCCTTGGACGGATCCCACAGCGCCGCATTGCCGCGGTTGATTGGCTCGCCCGGGAACGACTTTCCCCAGAGCATCACCTTGCCTGTCGCCAGCATCACGGCGTTGATGGCCACGTGAGGGATCTGGAACGGGGCGTGCGTCCAGCGGCCGACCTGGTCCGCTGCGCCGGTGTCCTCGCTGAGCTCCGCGAACTGCTCGGCCTTGCGGTGGTCTTGCCTGGCGAGCTGCCGCTGTTCGCTCGGCGAGAGCCCGCTCAGGCGGCGCTTCTCCTTGGCCACGGCGGCTCGTTCGGCTGCATGCTCGGCGGCGTGCTCGGGCCCCAGGGCCATGGTCTCTTCGGCGCGAAGCTGCGTCTCCGAGAGGTCCCCGCCTAGGATCCCGACGCTGTGCGCCTGTGCGCCGGCAGAGATCGCCAATAGGCTCAGGGCGAGCGCTATTGCGAACTTGAAGACACCTGCTATTACGGGACACCTCCCTTCCCGGCACCGTGCTCCGGCAAGCCTAACGGCTCCCCATCGGCCTTGCACCAGTATGCGGGGTCCGTTCGCTGACGCCCGGCCGCGATACCTGCTTGTCGGGAGG
This genomic interval from Solirubrobacterales bacterium contains the following:
- a CDS encoding galactose oxidase-like domain-containing protein: MAISAGAQAHSVGILGGDLSETQLRAEETMALGPEHAAEHAAERAAVAKEKRRLSGLSPSEQRQLARQDHRKAEQFAELSEDTGAADQVGRWTHAPFQIPHVAINAVMLATGKVMLWGKSFPGEPINRGNAALWDPSKGTGSSAFTEVPPPPIDPDGSGPQQTDRAPLFCSGQSLLPSGEVLITGGNRVFPDQYPSDGYTEFAGLNRAFTFNPWTETWTEQPQMNHGRWYPGQVELPGGRTLILSGFTGEQPGGITNRDLEMFTPAAQPGGVGSMTLLPSGERLTGLYPHLFTLPNSNVLLAGPGAGDSAVLRITDYTWHELPRASQTRSGGNAVLDPGPPSGSWRVTQIGGFPNWATAKGTRPATPTTETINAKDAGRGWQRGPSLNLSRSYGNTVLLPDGSMVMVGGGVGYTTLNEKHAIDGTGKRRQVELYDSTTQQWRLGPAQVEDRGYHSTALLLPNGKVWSAGDDKYPLEPDGSWERTDTAEIYSPPYLFKGPRPKIVSTPSELRWGDVFSVSLDPSVPVDSAVLVAPSATTHGADSNQRVIKLAVKQIQGDRIDLVAPPKPAVAPPGYYMLFVMHQGVPSIAKWVKLNPNAPDAPP